One genomic region from Streptomyces sp. NBC_01431 encodes:
- a CDS encoding sporulation-delaying protein SdpB family protein, with protein sequence MADRLARRTARHDLRSRWFGVGRTVIALAQLSVLLLTPVKALLVPVVAMGEYPRCDSVRGASALCLGGDALGMEPRRWLLIAILVVVASGYRPRWTAIPHAWASYSVAVSIAVPDGGESIGMIMSLLMIPIALADGRTWHWQQPVQEQTPSWRTVSFVAFLAIRVQIAYLYLDSAVSKFGVADWANGTAEYYFLRDNMFGVGQPWDSLFLWMSRSAPVVTALTWGALLIEIAIGVCVLSSDRRRKAGMVMDIVLHGSIILTMGLWSFAVVMIGSAIVCATPEWARPERAPGVPPAEPEVPQCATCGARPTVAAVP encoded by the coding sequence ATGGCCGACCGGTTGGCCAGGCGCACCGCGCGGCACGATCTGCGGTCCCGCTGGTTCGGTGTGGGGCGCACCGTCATCGCGCTGGCCCAGTTGAGCGTGCTGTTGCTGACTCCGGTCAAGGCACTGCTCGTGCCGGTCGTCGCCATGGGGGAATACCCCCGCTGCGATTCCGTCCGCGGTGCGTCGGCACTGTGCCTCGGCGGTGACGCGCTGGGCATGGAGCCGAGACGGTGGCTGTTGATCGCCATCTTGGTGGTGGTCGCCAGTGGCTACCGCCCTCGCTGGACGGCCATTCCCCATGCGTGGGCCTCGTACTCGGTCGCGGTCAGCATCGCAGTGCCCGACGGCGGCGAGTCGATAGGCATGATCATGAGCCTGCTGATGATTCCCATCGCTCTGGCCGACGGCCGTACCTGGCACTGGCAGCAGCCGGTCCAGGAACAGACACCTTCATGGCGGACGGTGTCCTTCGTCGCCTTCCTGGCCATACGGGTGCAGATCGCCTACCTGTACCTCGACAGCGCCGTCAGCAAGTTCGGCGTGGCTGACTGGGCCAACGGCACCGCCGAGTACTACTTCCTGCGCGACAACATGTTCGGCGTGGGACAGCCGTGGGACTCGCTGTTTCTGTGGATGTCCAGAAGCGCCCCCGTCGTTACCGCCCTGACCTGGGGTGCGCTGCTCATCGAGATCGCCATCGGCGTGTGTGTGCTGTCATCCGACCGCCGACGCAAGGCCGGAATGGTGATGGACATCGTCTTGCACGGTTCGATCATCCTCACGATGGGCCTGTGGAGCTTCGCGGTGGTGATGATCGGCTCCGCGATCGTCTGCGCGACGCCGGAGTGGGCCCGGCCGGAGCGGGCGCCGGGCGTACCACCGGCCGAGCCGGAAGTGCCGCAGTGCGCGACATGCGGTGCGCGGCCCACGGTCGCCGCCGTCCCGTGA
- a CDS encoding SdpA family antimicrobial peptide system protein, translating to MRQLALFSVACLVVFGYLAAALFYTLPSNALSSRHSKGARSALNILTPENWAFFTRNPQSEQTGAYALGADGSPRNLLHTPQGNPSNVFGLSRTQRAQGPELGFFNAAATGHWSDCGGYLDDCMKEASRKLAVKVDNTSPVPTVCGDSYLTQEKTVPWSFRNQVSYEKRVLRIVHLDVRCK from the coding sequence ATGCGCCAACTTGCCCTGTTCTCCGTCGCCTGCCTGGTGGTCTTCGGCTACCTGGCCGCCGCGCTCTTCTACACCCTGCCGAGCAATGCGCTGAGCAGCCGGCACTCCAAGGGCGCCCGGTCGGCCCTGAACATCCTGACTCCGGAGAACTGGGCGTTCTTCACCCGGAATCCCCAGTCCGAGCAGACCGGCGCCTACGCGCTGGGCGCCGACGGCTCTCCCCGGAACCTGTTGCACACGCCGCAGGGCAATCCCTCGAACGTGTTCGGGCTGTCGCGTACGCAGCGCGCACAAGGGCCCGAGCTGGGTTTCTTCAACGCGGCGGCGACCGGGCACTGGTCCGACTGCGGGGGCTATCTGGACGACTGCATGAAGGAGGCGTCCAGGAAACTGGCGGTGAAGGTGGACAACACCAGTCCGGTGCCGACCGTGTGCGGTGATTCGTACCTCACCCAGGAGAAGACGGTGCCGTGGAGCTTCCGCAACCAGGTTTCCTACGAAAAACGCGTGCTGCGGATCGTGCACCTGGACGTCCGATGCAAGTGA
- a CDS encoding SdpI family protein, which translates to MNTHLVVGTVLAVIYVAVSVGVLTIARKSRNGTLPRNPFVGVRTRETLGDDSSWRAGQREARRRYVRLVPVLAGAAIASLVNALAEGPFWGFAVIVAVSGALDLAIATSSAAAANSAARRERHRPV; encoded by the coding sequence ATGAATACCCATCTCGTGGTGGGGACCGTTCTCGCCGTCATCTATGTGGCGGTATCCGTGGGCGTATTGACCATCGCCCGCAAGAGCCGCAACGGCACGCTCCCCAGGAATCCGTTCGTGGGTGTACGGACGAGGGAAACGCTCGGCGACGACTCGTCCTGGAGGGCCGGTCAGCGCGAGGCCCGACGGCGCTATGTGCGCCTCGTACCGGTGCTGGCCGGGGCCGCGATCGCTTCGCTGGTCAATGCCCTTGCCGAAGGGCCGTTCTGGGGGTTCGCGGTGATTGTGGCGGTGAGTGGCGCCCTTGACTTGGCGATCGCCACCTCGTCCGCCGCCGCGGCCAATTCCGCGGCCCGCCGCGAGCGTCACCGGCCGGTCTGA
- a CDS encoding RICIN domain-containing protein produces MPARTLRRHTVRIRAVALLVAAVLIPLAVPAAAADGTPDLTTATLVLPPGAAAPTIADLQDASARKRLERAAQAAQQSQTARETTGPAARGAAVADTPSAVAPPPSARRSVRAMAVQYPEPARTMTMAECKGQLGGDTQFYLKSRFAVCSGKQVTVIWKRKNSNAPVGASTFKLYVVGTVPQEADRSIHFDYYFTDFAKSGTTETSGQVHLVKGDLPQIWPAAAQPMFGGNLPTTYMSWDQLSQGGGATFQHTVRFAPGQGTGAGAADVVFAVYQPVLTSLLPQGWDNGRGGQDLPDVKPFMLAPRWDSASYLRNSTGSGNPANKGGAAFSYLATLNYSAQAGAPEQAVAQHIQLAFTNPTATKPLNALKKIPGNSADHSLHRLYLDQKRRDRNRAVAVRECTRYWGPNYTDGGKECDEFPFATTYEGSALEEYDVHAEKLNYSAMPLDGTQNGAAGNLLSGFYTSNRIIDGLEDGFTVSITGSAAERRGLLTNQNSNKCLEIDGSSAANGARAQQWDCNGQPGAVWVTKPTSDGSYVNLVNASSGKCLEVADSRKDNGAPVQQWDCAGVTTQEWELQGTPDSRILRNVNSGKILEIDNSSTANGARVQQWDNVGQPSGKWRES; encoded by the coding sequence ATGCCTGCAAGAACCCTGCGGCGTCACACTGTTCGAATACGGGCCGTGGCGCTGCTGGTCGCCGCCGTTTTGATCCCACTGGCTGTTCCGGCGGCCGCAGCCGATGGCACTCCGGATCTGACCACGGCCACCCTGGTGCTGCCACCTGGCGCCGCGGCGCCCACCATCGCCGATCTCCAGGATGCGTCCGCCCGCAAGCGGCTGGAGCGCGCCGCGCAGGCTGCCCAGCAGTCGCAGACCGCTCGGGAGACGACCGGGCCGGCCGCCAGGGGCGCCGCGGTCGCCGACACGCCCTCGGCCGTAGCCCCGCCGCCGTCGGCGCGCCGTTCGGTGAGAGCGATGGCGGTCCAGTACCCGGAACCGGCGCGCACGATGACGATGGCCGAGTGCAAGGGCCAACTGGGCGGGGACACGCAGTTCTATCTCAAGTCCCGGTTCGCCGTGTGCAGCGGGAAGCAGGTCACGGTCATTTGGAAGCGCAAGAACTCCAACGCGCCTGTCGGGGCCAGCACGTTCAAGCTGTATGTGGTCGGCACGGTTCCGCAGGAGGCTGATCGCAGCATCCACTTCGACTACTACTTCACCGACTTCGCCAAGAGCGGGACGACGGAGACCAGCGGGCAGGTCCATCTGGTGAAGGGAGATCTCCCGCAGATCTGGCCGGCCGCCGCGCAGCCGATGTTCGGAGGCAACCTGCCGACTACCTATATGAGTTGGGACCAGCTTTCTCAGGGCGGTGGCGCCACGTTCCAGCACACCGTGCGTTTCGCGCCGGGCCAGGGCACTGGAGCGGGTGCTGCCGACGTGGTGTTCGCGGTGTACCAGCCAGTGCTCACCTCACTGCTCCCTCAGGGATGGGACAACGGCAGGGGCGGCCAGGACCTTCCCGATGTCAAACCGTTCATGCTGGCCCCGCGCTGGGACTCGGCCTCCTATCTCCGTAACTCAACCGGCTCCGGCAACCCCGCGAACAAGGGCGGAGCAGCCTTCAGCTACCTGGCCACGCTGAACTACAGCGCCCAGGCCGGAGCGCCCGAGCAGGCCGTGGCCCAGCACATCCAGTTGGCGTTCACCAACCCGACGGCGACCAAGCCCCTCAACGCGCTGAAGAAGATCCCCGGCAACAGTGCCGACCACTCGCTGCATCGGCTCTACCTCGATCAGAAGCGCCGGGACCGCAACCGTGCAGTGGCCGTGCGCGAATGCACCCGCTACTGGGGGCCCAACTACACCGATGGCGGCAAGGAATGCGACGAGTTCCCCTTCGCCACCACCTACGAAGGCTCCGCATTGGAGGAGTACGACGTACACGCCGAGAAGCTGAACTACTCGGCCATGCCGCTGGACGGCACCCAGAACGGCGCCGCTGGCAACCTGCTGAGCGGCTTCTACACCAGTAACCGCATCATCGACGGCCTGGAAGACGGCTTCACGGTCAGCATCACCGGCAGCGCAGCGGAGCGCCGCGGCCTGCTGACCAATCAGAACAGCAACAAGTGCCTGGAAATCGATGGCTCCAGCGCCGCCAATGGGGCTCGCGCTCAGCAGTGGGACTGCAACGGCCAGCCGGGCGCTGTGTGGGTGACGAAACCGACCTCCGACGGCTCCTACGTGAACCTCGTCAACGCCAGCAGCGGGAAATGCCTGGAGGTGGCCGACTCCCGCAAGGACAACGGCGCCCCCGTTCAGCAGTGGGACTGCGCCGGTGTCACCACCCAGGAGTGGGAGCTGCAAGGCACCCCGGACAGCCGCATCCTGAGGAATGTCAACAGCGGCAAGATCCTCGAAATCGACAACTCCAGCACCGCGAACGGCGCGCGGGTCCAGCAGTGGGACAACGTGGGCCAGCCGTCCGGCAAGTGGCGCGAGAGCTGA
- a CDS encoding IS630 family transposase — translation MELSVEQAAELRELANSRDVPADVATRARIVLWSGEGRRRKDIAELLGVSLPTVDRWRTRYAERGLAGLEGDCPGGAREQVPTRVRARVIALTRMTPPVGTGLSHWSTRELAKYLKRTENVTVSWHYIAKVWREENLKPHRKGTFKISKDPAFADKVADVVGLYLAPPGGAVVLSVDEKTQIQALDRTQPVLPVTFAATEKRTHDYVRHGTTNLFAALNVATGEVTGECRPSRNAVNFLAFLKKVVKPHADKEIHVVLDNLSTHTTPEVKAWLTNNQHVHFHFTPVGSSWINQIETWFGILTRQSIRRGTFSSVNVLIKQIRDYIDSWNSEAKPFTWTATTDEILTKVRLVQTSIKKLVANNSK, via the coding sequence ATGGAGCTTTCCGTGGAACAGGCCGCCGAGTTGCGGGAGTTGGCGAACAGTCGGGACGTGCCCGCCGATGTGGCCACCCGGGCCCGGATCGTGCTGTGGTCCGGTGAGGGGCGCCGGCGCAAGGACATTGCCGAACTGCTCGGGGTGTCATTGCCGACCGTGGATCGCTGGAGGACCCGTTACGCCGAGCGCGGGCTCGCCGGCCTGGAGGGCGACTGTCCGGGCGGGGCGCGCGAGCAGGTGCCGACGCGGGTCCGGGCGCGGGTGATCGCATTGACGCGCATGACGCCGCCGGTCGGCACCGGTCTTTCGCATTGGTCGACGCGGGAGTTGGCGAAGTATCTGAAGCGGACCGAGAACGTCACCGTGTCCTGGCACTACATCGCAAAGGTCTGGCGCGAGGAGAACCTCAAACCGCATCGCAAGGGCACCTTCAAGATTTCGAAGGATCCCGCGTTCGCGGACAAGGTCGCTGATGTCGTCGGCCTCTACCTGGCTCCGCCCGGTGGCGCGGTGGTGCTCTCGGTGGATGAGAAGACGCAGATCCAGGCGCTGGACCGGACCCAGCCGGTGCTGCCGGTGACCTTCGCAGCCACCGAGAAGCGCACCCACGACTATGTCCGGCACGGCACCACGAACCTGTTCGCCGCACTCAACGTCGCCACGGGCGAAGTGACCGGCGAGTGCAGGCCGAGCCGGAACGCCGTGAACTTCCTGGCCTTCCTCAAGAAGGTGGTGAAACCGCATGCGGACAAGGAGATTCATGTCGTCCTGGACAACCTCTCCACGCACACCACGCCGGAGGTGAAGGCATGGCTGACCAACAATCAGCACGTCCACTTCCACTTCACCCCCGTCGGCTCTTCCTGGATCAACCAGATCGAGACCTGGTTCGGAATCCTGACCCGCCAGTCGATCCGCCGCGGCACATTCTCCAGCGTGAACGTCCTGATCAAGCAGATCCGCGACTACATCGACTCCTGGAACTCCGAGGCCAAACCCTTCACTTGGACCGCAACCACCGACGAGATCCTCACGAAGGTCCGACTCGTCCAGACCAGCATCAAGAAGCTCGTCGCAAACAACTCCAAGTGA
- a CDS encoding tetratricopeptide repeat protein: MAAQIRRDRLAQRRQRGKPRIQHLEDALSRHLKVMSREALMRQGAELARTGQVEEALAFFESATKPGEPSSQTEVGKVLADAGHLEESLVWFERAAQTGDQHALRAAGTYLADAKRLDDALAWFDRAAASNDTRALRSAGEALAAAGRLDDALVWFDRAAARGDALSTVMAADWLQAAGRTTQALASLESSDSGQDHYAARAIARQLADAGRIDEALPWFDRAAALGDATALRTAALRLVSAGRSDEAVAWLERAADSGDADALGELIELLLRDNRMDEAWPWADRAVSAGRARVLNDIAHQLVVLGREEEALAWFKRAIAGGDVHGFRQTAERLSGHNRLNESLLWYERAACHGDVEALTRAGSALDLAGRPSEALDWLQRGAVAGHDDRGAAVAALLRMGQTHRANQLRLFGRGFDGQPAAPWRLDSGSDAMP; this comes from the coding sequence TTGGCCGCCCAAATTCGCCGGGACCGATTGGCCCAACGACGCCAGCGCGGGAAGCCGCGCATCCAGCACCTCGAAGATGCACTTTCACGTCACCTGAAGGTCATGTCGCGCGAAGCCCTAATGCGACAGGGCGCCGAACTCGCACGCACCGGCCAAGTAGAGGAAGCCCTGGCTTTCTTCGAGAGTGCGACCAAGCCTGGTGAGCCGAGCAGCCAAACGGAAGTGGGCAAAGTGCTGGCCGACGCTGGGCACCTGGAAGAAAGCCTCGTTTGGTTCGAACGTGCCGCCCAGACCGGCGACCAGCACGCACTCCGGGCAGCAGGCACCTATCTCGCGGATGCGAAACGTCTGGATGACGCCCTGGCATGGTTCGACCGCGCCGCCGCGTCCAACGACACCCGAGCACTTCGATCAGCTGGTGAAGCCCTCGCTGCTGCCGGCCGCTTAGATGACGCCTTGGTGTGGTTCGACCGCGCCGCCGCACGCGGGGATGCACTGTCTACCGTCATGGCCGCAGATTGGTTGCAAGCAGCCGGACGCACGACACAGGCGCTGGCCAGCCTTGAGTCCAGCGATTCGGGCCAAGACCACTACGCGGCACGGGCGATCGCGCGGCAACTGGCCGATGCCGGACGAATCGACGAGGCTCTTCCATGGTTCGACCGCGCTGCCGCCCTCGGAGATGCAACAGCTTTGCGCACGGCCGCGCTTCGCTTGGTCAGTGCCGGACGATCGGATGAGGCGGTTGCATGGTTGGAACGCGCTGCAGATTCGGGAGACGCTGACGCCCTCGGCGAGCTGATCGAGCTACTGCTACGAGACAACCGTATGGACGAAGCCTGGCCATGGGCCGATCGAGCTGTCTCAGCAGGCCGCGCACGAGTCCTGAACGATATTGCACACCAGTTGGTTGTTCTTGGTCGGGAAGAAGAAGCACTCGCTTGGTTCAAGCGTGCCATTGCTGGCGGTGACGTCCACGGCTTCAGGCAGACTGCGGAGCGGCTGTCGGGTCATAACCGCCTGAACGAGTCGCTTCTCTGGTACGAACGTGCGGCCTGCCACGGCGATGTCGAGGCGCTGACCAGGGCCGGCTCGGCACTCGACCTTGCGGGCCGACCAAGTGAGGCGCTCGACTGGCTACAGCGTGGTGCTGTTGCTGGACACGACGACCGCGGTGCCGCAGTGGCGGCACTCCTCAGGATGGGGCAGACACACCGGGCAAATCAGCTACGACTCTTTGGACGAGGCTTCGACGGTCAACCTGCCGCGCCCTGGCGACTCGACAGCGGTTCGGATGCCATGCCCTGA
- a CDS encoding SMI1/KNR4 family protein, whose protein sequence is MLDWAEIKANYGTDFPTDYKEFVSSYGSGTIDESLTVRIPGGRAPSAPQGGWKYVGRFPERTVRNPAMQEWRYAAPADRYPLDRMLIWGETSSADILCWVAVDVNPDRWPVAVWARHVGGWSTYECGMVQFLTGILTARLPECPVSDDALWGAAPARFLHAREEMRLREAGLDPDTGEPDPYAGEVFD, encoded by the coding sequence ATGCTCGACTGGGCAGAGATTAAAGCAAACTATGGCACCGATTTCCCTACTGACTACAAGGAGTTTGTCTCCTCGTACGGTAGCGGTACGATCGATGAGAGCCTGACCGTTCGGATCCCCGGGGGAAGGGCCCCGAGCGCGCCGCAAGGGGGTTGGAAATATGTCGGACGCTTCCCCGAGCGAACGGTTAGAAATCCGGCCATGCAGGAGTGGCGATATGCTGCGCCAGCAGATCGATACCCGCTTGATCGAATGCTGATTTGGGGAGAGACTTCATCAGCCGACATTCTATGTTGGGTGGCAGTTGATGTGAATCCTGACCGGTGGCCGGTTGCGGTGTGGGCGCGTCATGTCGGTGGCTGGTCAACGTATGAATGCGGAATGGTGCAATTCTTGACAGGGATTCTTACTGCGAGGCTCCCGGAATGCCCAGTAAGTGACGATGCATTGTGGGGTGCCGCTCCTGCGCGCTTTCTTCATGCGCGTGAGGAGATGCGGCTCAGGGAGGCGGGCCTCGACCCGGACACGGGGGAGCCTGATCCGTATGCGGGCGAAGTGTTTGATTAG
- a CDS encoding IS701 family transposase has protein sequence MTAEVIAEWRDELTVLTGSLGYLFNRPEPRVVFAQFIDGLLAELPKKNGWTLSKRAGHATADRMQWLLNGSVWGTGLLRDVVRGYVVDHLGDADSSLVIDDTQAQKKGTKSVGVAFQHCGLTGDVRNCQTMVMLTYATDAGHAFIDRRLYVPEEWTSDRERCRAAGIPDEVALSTKPELAIAMLTDALAAAVPFAWILADAGYGRDPQLRAFCHERALPYVLGVPVDLPLDGPPGKPRHPAVKRADDLLHYAKARDQWERRSCGFGSKGERLYDWTAFAIEVKEEKPAEGFAHWLVLRRSLHPNRRGKDGELHREIAYFLVHAPADTTVSEIIARAGGRWQIEEDNEINKQLVGLAQYQVRKWTPWHRHVTACMLATAFLAVQRADFSEPEPEADPVPEKPRARPPVLAPPPPDPRHGQPLPTPRRSSPTPPTCLGPPPADPTDHRPSRSPAVVLGSSTRSHRNPRRLLLPYRHPGMRRHAAAHPAPVPRPRRRSSRRRYAPSSWTSPCFTARHAHSGQETVLAALAQTLRSRQQAAELHRLREHVKRIAATAEQALRAEGSSLA, from the coding sequence GTGACGGCTGAGGTGATAGCCGAGTGGCGTGACGAACTGACGGTGCTGACCGGCTCGTTGGGGTATTTGTTCAACCGGCCGGAGCCGCGGGTGGTGTTCGCGCAGTTCATCGACGGTCTGCTGGCGGAGTTGCCGAAGAAGAACGGCTGGACGCTTTCGAAGCGGGCCGGGCATGCGACAGCGGACCGGATGCAGTGGCTGCTCAACGGGTCGGTGTGGGGCACTGGCCTGCTGCGGGACGTGGTGCGCGGCTACGTCGTGGACCACCTCGGTGACGCGGATTCCTCGCTGGTCATCGACGACACCCAGGCCCAGAAGAAGGGCACCAAGTCGGTGGGGGTGGCCTTCCAGCACTGCGGCCTGACCGGGGATGTCCGCAACTGCCAGACCATGGTCATGCTCACCTACGCCACCGACGCCGGACACGCCTTCATCGACCGCCGCCTGTACGTGCCCGAGGAATGGACGTCCGACCGCGAGCGGTGCCGGGCGGCCGGCATCCCCGACGAGGTCGCATTGTCCACCAAGCCTGAGCTGGCCATCGCCATGCTCACTGACGCCCTGGCCGCCGCTGTCCCCTTCGCCTGGATCCTGGCTGACGCCGGATACGGACGCGACCCGCAGCTGCGGGCCTTCTGCCACGAGCGGGCCCTGCCCTACGTCCTCGGCGTCCCCGTCGATCTCCCGCTGGACGGCCCGCCGGGCAAACCCCGCCACCCGGCGGTGAAGCGCGCCGACGACCTGCTCCACTACGCCAAGGCCCGTGACCAGTGGGAACGCCGCTCCTGCGGTTTCGGATCCAAGGGTGAACGGCTCTACGACTGGACCGCGTTCGCCATCGAGGTCAAAGAAGAGAAGCCCGCCGAGGGCTTCGCCCACTGGCTCGTCCTGCGCAGATCCCTGCATCCCAACCGCCGCGGGAAGGACGGTGAACTCCACCGTGAGATCGCCTACTTCCTGGTCCACGCGCCCGCCGACACCACCGTCTCCGAGATCATCGCCCGGGCCGGAGGCCGCTGGCAGATCGAGGAGGACAACGAGATCAACAAGCAGCTCGTCGGGCTCGCGCAGTACCAGGTCCGCAAGTGGACCCCCTGGCACCGGCACGTCACCGCCTGCATGCTCGCTACCGCCTTCCTCGCCGTCCAACGCGCGGATTTCTCCGAGCCGGAGCCGGAAGCGGATCCCGTCCCGGAAAAGCCCAGAGCACGACCGCCAGTTCTGGCGCCGCCTCCACCAGACCCGCGCCATGGTCAGCCACTACCGACGCCGCGGCGATCCTCTCCCACCCCACCTACGTGCCTGGGCCCACCACCAGCCGACCCCACCGATCACCGACCCTCAAGATCTCCGGCTGTAGTACTCGGCTCCTCGACACGGTCACACCGGAATCCCCGCCGACTGTTGCTTCCCTACCGGCACCCAGGGATGCGCCGGCACGCCGCCGCCCACCCCGCCCCCGTCCCACGCCCCCGCCGGCGGTCGTCACGGAGGCGATATGCTCCTTCGAGCTGGACATCGCCTTGCTTCACCGCGCGGCACGCGCACTCGGGGCAGGAGACCGTCCTCGCCGCCCTCGCCCAAACTCTGCGGAGCCGGCAGCAGGCCGCGGAACTCCACCGACTACGCGAGCACGTCAAGCGCATCGCTGCCACTGCCGAACAAGCACTCCGAGCCGAAGGCTCCTCCCTCGCCTGA
- a CDS encoding trypco2 family protein encodes MSTIGLAAAIEELRQELYEAQRLGANQQFAFGVEEAALELQLELCKSAKGDGKLSFGVVAVGAGGEQSTVRTHKLVLKLSVKDRALGGARPEIGDDEFGSLDEE; translated from the coding sequence TTGTCGACTATCGGTCTGGCCGCAGCTATCGAGGAGCTGCGGCAGGAGCTGTACGAGGCGCAGCGGCTAGGCGCCAACCAGCAGTTTGCCTTCGGCGTCGAAGAGGCGGCGCTGGAGCTGCAGCTCGAACTGTGCAAGTCCGCCAAGGGAGACGGCAAGCTTTCCTTCGGCGTGGTTGCGGTCGGCGCAGGGGGCGAACAATCCACCGTCCGTACCCACAAGCTGGTGCTGAAGCTATCGGTCAAGGACCGGGCCCTCGGAGGCGCGCGCCCTGAGATCGGCGACGATGAGTTCGGGTCGCTGGACGAGGAGTGA